One window of Acidobacteriota bacterium genomic DNA carries:
- a CDS encoding glycosyltransferase family 39 protein: protein MREGRRLALVVLAAAAVRIWGIGFGLPHVGARPDEPQIAGPAVGFLSGNLRPPYLEWPTLFAYTVALMYALYFLATRPFGGYPTLAAFAESRRIDISPFLCISRGLSALMGVLAVWWTYGIGRRAFDSTVGLVAASFLAVAFLHVRDSHFGVTDVTMTALVMLAVLAILNWRQSGGARRAVLAGLAAGLATSAKYNAVLVCVTFAVAAAQRLHEERADGTRAIGRNVLALVLFACAFPLALFATSPYVLIDWPRVVRALTATQSMFLSGHSIVLGRGWWYYASVVLPAAVGWPMFLAGVAGTFLLLVTRFRQAAVVVAFPITYYIVAGRGLGVFARYILPVVPFLCLAAAWLTVQGVRWATRNVSPARRRGAMVTATLLMLAPTAYKSVLLDRLLARPDNREITGRALNEILPPGSLIYQTGESYGHVPLDIGRRRTDLRSVRFDSISGRFRPDEPDWILVQRSPLVVYSGVHPSVERLLHERYVLARRFPTVSDPTVKRIYDQQDAFYVPLSGLEGIRRAGPEFELYVRRRP from the coding sequence ATGCGCGAAGGCCGGCGGCTGGCGCTCGTCGTCCTCGCGGCTGCCGCGGTGCGGATCTGGGGCATCGGGTTCGGCCTCCCGCACGTGGGCGCTCGCCCGGACGAACCCCAGATTGCGGGTCCCGCGGTGGGCTTCCTGTCGGGCAACCTTCGCCCTCCGTATCTCGAGTGGCCGACGCTATTCGCGTACACGGTGGCCCTGATGTACGCGTTGTACTTTCTGGCGACCCGTCCGTTCGGCGGGTACCCGACGCTCGCGGCGTTCGCCGAAAGCCGGCGGATCGACATTTCACCCTTCCTGTGCATTTCCCGCGGCCTGTCGGCCCTGATGGGCGTGCTGGCGGTGTGGTGGACGTATGGGATCGGCCGCCGTGCTTTCGACAGCACGGTTGGCCTCGTGGCGGCCTCCTTCCTGGCGGTGGCCTTCCTCCACGTGAGGGACTCGCACTTCGGCGTGACCGATGTGACCATGACCGCGCTGGTGATGCTTGCAGTCCTCGCGATCCTGAACTGGCGCCAGTCAGGGGGCGCGCGGCGCGCGGTGCTTGCGGGCCTCGCGGCCGGCCTCGCGACCTCGGCGAAGTACAACGCGGTGCTCGTGTGCGTTACGTTTGCCGTCGCGGCCGCCCAGCGGCTGCACGAAGAGCGGGCCGACGGCACGCGAGCGATCGGAAGGAACGTGCTGGCGCTCGTCCTGTTCGCGTGCGCCTTTCCGCTCGCGCTGTTCGCCACGTCTCCGTACGTCCTGATCGACTGGCCGCGCGTGGTCCGCGCGTTGACCGCCACACAGTCGATGTTCCTGTCCGGGCATTCGATTGTGCTGGGCCGTGGATGGTGGTACTACGCCAGTGTGGTCTTGCCGGCGGCCGTGGGCTGGCCGATGTTCCTCGCGGGCGTCGCCGGGACGTTCCTGTTGCTGGTCACCCGCTTTCGGCAAGCGGCCGTCGTCGTGGCGTTTCCGATCACGTATTACATCGTTGCCGGCCGTGGGCTCGGTGTGTTCGCCCGGTACATCCTGCCGGTCGTGCCGTTCCTGTGCCTCGCCGCGGCCTGGCTGACCGTGCAGGGCGTACGCTGGGCCACGCGAAACGTGTCGCCCGCGCGGCGCCGTGGCGCAATGGTGACTGCGACCCTGCTGATGCTCGCGCCGACGGCGTACAAGAGCGTTCTGCTCGATCGGCTGCTCGCCAGGCCTGACAACCGCGAGATAACCGGCCGGGCGCTGAACGAGATTCTTCCGCCCGGCAGCCTCATCTATCAGACGGGCGAGAGTTACGGACACGTGCCGCTCGATATCGGGCGACGCCGGACCGATCTCCGCTCCGTGCGGTTCGACTCGATAAGCGGACGCTTCCGACCAGACGAGCCGGACTGGATTCTGGTCCAGCGCTCGCCGCTGGTCGTCTACAGCGGGGTTCATCCGTCGGTCGAGCGCCTGCTCCACGAACGCTACGTGCTCGCGCGGAGGTTCCCGACCGTATCGGATCCGACGGTGAAGCGCATCTACGATCAGCAGGACGCGTTCTACGTTCCGCTTTCAGGGCTGGAAGGAATCAGACGCGCCGGGCCGGAGTTCGAGCTCTACGTCCGGCGCCGGCCGTAG
- a CDS encoding amidase (catalyzes the hydrolysis of a monocarboxylic acid amid to form a monocarboxylate and ammonia) produces the protein MKHICFALVVAILLSSSSTAQRPARATARTGTAPFSVAERSIAEMRAAMERGRVTSRELVQQYLVRIALYEDKLNGVMAVNPGALKEADERDRERAAGRTRGPLHGIPIALKDNIHTTNMPTTGGALAFDGFTPPYEATVTRNLREAGAIIIAKTVLTELANWVASGMPANYNALSGYGMNPYDPRRDPREATFDGRPAMGTGGSSSGIGTAANFWAANIGTETSGSILSPANQNMLAAIKPTVGRVSRYGIIPITADQDTAGPMAKSVADAAILLGVLERGNPDPHDAATSACAPPPGNDYTASLRDDALKGARIGIPRAFFYERVPVPGSDRQRGGLNAEQARVMAEAIETLKAQGAEIVDPADIPSITDPDAAKNFLNWGICSGADNAKGKDENCSVALKYGMKRDFNAWLGTLGPAAPVKTLTGLRQWNEEHRKAGAIKYEQANLDISDEMDVERDRARWEADRAKDRLLAATNGIDAAIEQHKLDALLFPGSSGSALAARPGYPTVMVPFGLVPNVPPGQAAPFPAGFDAKPQPYGVSFTGTACSEPRLIGLAYAFEQATKKRVPPASAP, from the coding sequence ATGAAGCACATCTGTTTCGCGTTGGTGGTCGCGATTCTGCTCTCCAGCTCGAGCACGGCGCAGCGCCCGGCACGCGCCACCGCCAGGACCGGAACCGCGCCGTTCTCCGTTGCCGAACGATCGATCGCCGAGATGCGTGCGGCGATGGAGCGGGGGCGGGTGACGTCGCGCGAGCTCGTGCAGCAGTACCTGGTCCGCATTGCGCTGTACGAAGACAAGCTGAACGGCGTCATGGCCGTGAATCCCGGCGCGCTGAAGGAGGCCGACGAGCGCGACCGCGAGCGCGCCGCGGGACGGACGCGCGGGCCGCTGCACGGGATCCCCATCGCGCTCAAGGACAACATCCACACGACGAATATGCCCACGACCGGCGGGGCGCTGGCCTTCGACGGTTTCACCCCGCCGTACGAGGCGACCGTGACGCGGAACCTGCGCGAGGCGGGCGCCATCATCATCGCGAAGACGGTGCTCACCGAGCTGGCGAACTGGGTGGCGAGCGGGATGCCGGCCAACTACAACGCGCTCAGCGGATACGGCATGAACCCGTACGATCCGCGGCGCGATCCGCGCGAGGCGACCTTTGACGGCCGCCCGGCAATGGGTACGGGCGGGTCGAGTTCCGGCATCGGAACCGCGGCAAATTTCTGGGCCGCCAACATCGGCACCGAAACCTCGGGATCGATTCTCAGCCCCGCGAACCAGAACATGCTTGCGGCGATCAAGCCGACGGTGGGGCGCGTGAGCCGCTACGGAATCATCCCGATCACCGCCGACCAGGACACCGCCGGCCCGATGGCGAAGAGCGTCGCCGACGCGGCGATCCTGCTCGGCGTGCTCGAGCGCGGCAATCCGGACCCGCACGATGCGGCGACGAGCGCGTGCGCGCCGCCGCCGGGAAATGATTACACCGCCTCTTTGCGGGATGACGCCCTGAAGGGGGCGCGCATCGGCATCCCGCGCGCCTTCTTCTACGAGCGCGTTCCGGTGCCCGGCAGCGATCGCCAGCGCGGCGGCCTGAATGCCGAGCAGGCACGCGTGATGGCGGAGGCCATCGAGACGCTGAAGGCGCAGGGGGCGGAGATCGTCGACCCGGCGGACATTCCCAGCATCACCGACCCGGACGCGGCGAAGAACTTCCTGAACTGGGGCATCTGCTCGGGAGCGGACAACGCGAAGGGGAAAGATGAGAATTGCTCCGTCGCGCTGAAGTACGGCATGAAGCGCGACTTCAACGCGTGGCTGGGCACGCTCGGGCCGGCGGCACCCGTGAAGACGCTGACCGGCCTTCGCCAGTGGAACGAGGAGCATCGCAAGGCGGGCGCGATCAAATACGAGCAGGCGAACCTGGACATCTCGGACGAGATGGACGTGGAAAGGGACCGCGCGCGGTGGGAGGCGGACCGGGCGAAAGACAGGCTGCTGGCCGCGACCAACGGCATCGACGCGGCGATCGAGCAGCACAAGCTCGACGCGCTGCTGTTTCCCGGCTCCAGCGGGTCGGCTCTGGCTGCGCGGCCGGGTTATCCGACGGTGATGGTGCCCTTCGGGCTCGTGCCGAACGTGCCGCCCGGACAGGCCGCGCCGTTTCCCGCGGGGTTCGACGCGAAGCCGCAGCCGTACGGCGTCAGCTTCACCGGTACCGCCTGCAGCGAGCCGCGACTGATTGGGCTTGCGTATGCCTTCGAGCAGGCGACGAAGAAGCGCGTGCCGCCCGCCTCAGCGCCCTGA
- a CDS encoding GAF domain-containing sensor histidine kinase, translating to MHRRQALAFALAPALVGVALWLELRLASASATRFLFFAFSPAVGLVALVGGFGPGMLALLLSALASDFYLLSAGDLFHVDGPAEAIALSGFIAAWLPMTLLAGRLNRHWREKDRQRIVAERAAARADRLEQMTAALAKAVQPADAIEACVQEAAHWLQANAGAVLLVTDDGSALELARAIGYPEPLRAMLAHVPIEQAGPMGDAVGRRAPVFLDSPDEYLREYGGAAPSLYPREHQATIAVPLITSAGVGAVLRLDFHGARAFDAEDRDLLAQLAPRAAQALDRTRQHESAQRARAEAELLRQRADLELAERLKIEQALRSSEVRYRSLAARTSRLHALTAALSEAVAVEAVARAVVQRGRIVVGATAADVLLLVDDGGTFERLYADPAEGIGTRVRAERGLCATDALTTRAPVFIRTFEEMQERCWLSAAAAADGGYTSSAALPLIVEGTVIGVLSFHFTVPVSFDDDYKALLISVAQHCAQAIDRARLYESAQRARAEAEVANRLKDDFLSIVSHELRTPLSSILGWATILQRPSVEPAVASRAVQSIRDNATRQAKLVEDLLDFSRIVAGRLMLDRQHVSIRDVLRGVCETVLPVAAAQGIDLQYSDVPEATVMGDLRRLEQIFLNLLSNALKFTPSGGVVQLSVAVAGSQVEIRVSDTGVGIEPEFLPHVFERFRQAEPSTSRTHDGVGLGLSIAKQLVEAHDGTIAVFSEGHGRGTTFVVTLPGAARADEPARTWSFADSEEEAGV from the coding sequence GTGCATCGGCGGCAGGCACTTGCGTTCGCACTGGCACCCGCGCTTGTTGGCGTAGCGCTGTGGCTCGAGTTGCGGCTGGCGAGCGCCTCCGCCACGCGCTTCCTCTTCTTCGCCTTCTCGCCCGCGGTCGGTCTGGTCGCGCTCGTCGGCGGGTTTGGGCCCGGGATGTTGGCGCTGCTGCTCTCCGCGCTCGCGAGCGATTTCTACCTGCTCAGCGCCGGCGACCTGTTCCACGTCGACGGCCCCGCGGAGGCCATCGCGCTCTCGGGTTTCATCGCCGCCTGGCTCCCCATGACCCTGCTGGCGGGACGCCTGAACCGCCACTGGCGCGAGAAGGATCGGCAGCGCATCGTCGCCGAGCGGGCGGCCGCGCGCGCCGATCGACTCGAGCAGATGACCGCCGCGCTCGCCAAGGCGGTGCAGCCGGCCGACGCCATCGAGGCGTGCGTGCAGGAGGCCGCTCACTGGCTCCAGGCGAATGCCGGGGCGGTGCTGCTCGTCACCGACGACGGGTCCGCCCTGGAACTCGCCCGGGCGATCGGATATCCGGAGCCTCTCAGGGCGATGCTGGCGCACGTGCCGATCGAACAGGCGGGCCCGATGGGTGACGCGGTCGGCCGGCGCGCGCCGGTCTTCCTCGACTCACCCGACGAATACCTGCGCGAGTACGGCGGCGCGGCCCCTTCTCTGTACCCACGCGAGCATCAGGCCACCATCGCCGTACCGCTCATCACGAGCGCCGGCGTAGGGGCGGTCCTGCGGCTCGACTTCCACGGGGCGCGCGCCTTCGACGCCGAGGACCGCGACCTGCTCGCGCAGCTCGCGCCCCGCGCGGCCCAGGCGCTCGATCGGACGCGCCAGCACGAGTCGGCGCAGCGCGCGCGGGCCGAGGCGGAACTGCTGCGGCAGCGCGCGGACCTCGAACTCGCCGAGCGGCTGAAGATCGAGCAGGCGCTGCGCTCGAGCGAGGTGCGGTACCGATCGCTGGCCGCGCGCACGAGCCGCCTGCACGCGCTCACCGCCGCGCTCTCCGAAGCGGTTGCGGTGGAGGCGGTGGCCCGCGCGGTGGTCCAGCGCGGCCGCATCGTGGTGGGCGCGACCGCCGCCGACGTGCTCCTGCTCGTGGACGACGGAGGGACCTTCGAGCGGTTGTATGCGGATCCCGCAGAGGGGATCGGCACGCGCGTTCGGGCCGAGCGCGGCCTGTGCGCCACCGATGCGCTCACGACGCGCGCGCCCGTCTTCATCCGCACCTTCGAGGAAATGCAGGAGCGGTGCTGGCTGTCGGCCGCCGCCGCGGCCGACGGCGGCTACACATCGTCAGCCGCGCTGCCGCTCATCGTGGAGGGAACCGTGATCGGCGTGCTCTCCTTCCACTTCACCGTGCCGGTCAGTTTTGATGACGACTACAAGGCGCTGTTGATCTCGGTCGCGCAGCACTGCGCGCAGGCGATCGATCGGGCGCGGCTGTACGAGTCGGCCCAGCGGGCGCGCGCGGAGGCGGAGGTCGCCAACCGCCTGAAGGACGACTTCCTGTCGATCGTGTCGCACGAGCTGCGCACGCCGCTCAGCTCGATCCTGGGCTGGGCGACGATCCTGCAGCGGCCGTCGGTGGAACCGGCGGTCGCGAGCCGCGCGGTGCAGTCGATCCGCGACAACGCGACGCGCCAGGCGAAACTCGTCGAAGACCTGCTCGACTTCTCGCGCATCGTCGCGGGACGGCTGATGCTCGACCGGCAGCACGTGAGCATCCGCGACGTCCTGCGCGGCGTCTGCGAGACGGTGCTGCCGGTGGCGGCGGCGCAGGGTATCGACTTGCAGTACTCGGATGTGCCGGAGGCGACCGTCATGGGAGATCTGCGCAGGCTGGAGCAGATCTTTCTCAACCTCCTGAGCAACGCGCTGAAGTTCACGCCGTCTGGCGGCGTCGTGCAGCTCTCGGTGGCGGTGGCCGGATCGCAGGTCGAGATCCGCGTCAGCGACACGGGCGTCGGCATCGAGCCGGAGTTCCTCCCGCACGTGTTCGAGCGCTTCCGCCAGGCGGAGCCGAGCACCTCGCGCACGCACGACGGCGTCGGGCTGGGGCTGTCGATTGCCAAGCAGCTCGTCGAAGCGCACGACGGCACGATTGCCGTCTTCAGCGAGGGGCACGGCCGCGGCACGACGTTCGTCGTGACGCTGCCCGGGGCCGCGCGGGCCGACGAGCCCGCGCGCACCTGGTCGTTCGCCGATTCGGAAGAGGAAGCCGGGGTGTAA
- a CDS encoding RNA-binding protein, which yields MGRKLYVGNLPFETTEGDLQTLFEQAGAVDSVRVMRDMATGRARGFAFVEMVSDGDAQKAIEQLNDAQFGGRTLTVNEARPKPDSGGFGGGGGQGRGGRGGRGGGGGRGGFGGGGGRRSEPRW from the coding sequence ATGGGCCGCAAGCTTTACGTCGGGAACCTGCCCTTCGAGACGACCGAAGGGGACCTGCAGACGCTGTTCGAACAGGCGGGCGCGGTTGACTCCGTGCGCGTCATGCGCGACATGGCGACCGGACGGGCGCGCGGGTTCGCGTTCGTCGAGATGGTCTCGGATGGGGATGCGCAGAAGGCGATCGAACAGCTGAACGACGCGCAGTTTGGCGGGCGCACGCTCACCGTGAACGAGGCCCGGCCCAAGCCCGACTCGGGCGGCTTTGGCGGCGGCGGCGGCCAGGGGCGCGGCGGACGCGGCGGACGCGGCGGCGGCGGTGGCCGTGGCGGCTTCGGCGGCGGCGGTGGCCGGCGGTCCGAGCCGCGCTGGTAA
- a CDS encoding DEAD/DEAH box helicase, translating to MEFGDLDLDPTLLQGIEDRGFVRTTPVQSAAIPLVLAGEDLIGCAQTGTGKTAAFLVPIIEGLLGSRDGAGRDVPEAAAGAEADRPSTRVLVLAPTRELAVQIEEDFQGLAYHTGLSAVAVYGGVEAGGQERALRAGVDVVVATPGRLLDHMSTFSHRFDRLEVLVLDEADRMLDMGFWPSVRRIVSTLPAKRQTLFFSATMSDDVFRSAVEIMPDAKMIQVGITGGAAVTVTHRAHHVASGEKVEWLSRFLKREKEPTLIFTRTKRGADRVARRLAASGIRCAALHADRTQEQRTAAVEGFRAGRFTALVATDIAARGLDIEGIGHVINFEVPDSPDAYVHRVGRTGRAEASGVALTLVAPEEVGAFRALERALNLAVGEPNAGN from the coding sequence ATTGAGTTCGGCGATCTCGACCTGGACCCGACCCTGCTTCAAGGCATCGAAGACAGGGGATTCGTGCGCACGACGCCGGTCCAGAGCGCCGCGATCCCGCTCGTGCTCGCGGGCGAAGACCTGATCGGCTGCGCGCAGACCGGCACCGGCAAGACGGCGGCGTTCCTCGTGCCGATCATCGAGGGGCTGCTCGGGTCGCGCGACGGTGCCGGCCGCGACGTGCCGGAGGCCGCCGCCGGGGCGGAGGCGGACCGGCCGAGCACGCGCGTGCTCGTCCTCGCGCCCACACGCGAGCTGGCCGTGCAGATCGAAGAAGACTTCCAGGGGCTTGCCTACCACACCGGTCTGTCCGCGGTCGCCGTCTACGGCGGCGTGGAGGCGGGAGGCCAGGAGCGCGCGTTGCGCGCCGGCGTGGACGTCGTCGTCGCGACCCCCGGGCGCCTGCTCGATCACATGAGCACCTTCAGCCATCGCTTCGACCGGCTCGAAGTGCTCGTGCTGGACGAGGCGGATCGCATGCTCGACATGGGCTTCTGGCCGAGCGTGCGGCGCATCGTGTCCACGCTCCCCGCGAAGCGGCAGACCTTGTTCTTCTCGGCGACGATGTCCGACGACGTGTTCCGGTCGGCCGTCGAGATCATGCCGGACGCGAAGATGATCCAGGTGGGGATCACCGGCGGAGCGGCGGTCACCGTCACGCACCGCGCGCACCACGTGGCCTCCGGCGAGAAGGTGGAGTGGCTCTCGCGCTTCCTGAAGCGCGAAAAGGAACCCACGCTCATTTTCACCCGCACGAAGCGCGGCGCCGACCGCGTGGCGCGGCGGCTCGCGGCGTCCGGCATCCGGTGCGCGGCGCTCCACGCCGACCGCACGCAGGAGCAGCGCACGGCCGCCGTCGAGGGATTCCGCGCCGGACGGTTCACGGCGCTTGTGGCGACCGACATCGCGGCCCGCGGCCTCGACATCGAGGGCATCGGGCACGTCATCAACTTCGAGGTGCCGGACTCGCCCGACGCCTACGTCCACCGTGTGGGGCGGACCGGGCGCGCGGAAGCGTCCGGCGTGGCCCTCACCCTCGTCGCGCCGGAGGAAGTCGGCGCGTTCCGCGCGCTCGAACGGGCGCTCAATCTGGCCGTCGGCGAACCGAACGCCGGAAACTAA
- a CDS encoding CHRD domain-containing protein, with product MHRFRVLAPLAALLAAAAGCGGDSPTAPSPGSIVFTAQLSAQNEVPPIGNAESGALGSVTIMMDVQRGASDAITSATASFSASLLGFPPGSTAILAHIHEGGSGVAGGVRVNTGLTPATGISMPNGSGVISVAGVNVPVNVANAMVANPAGFYFNVHTPVNPGGAVRGQLVRQ from the coding sequence ATGCACCGTTTTCGAGTCCTGGCACCCCTCGCGGCCTTGCTGGCCGCCGCCGCCGGGTGCGGCGGCGATTCGCCGACGGCTCCGTCCCCCGGCTCCATCGTGTTCACCGCGCAGCTCAGCGCGCAGAACGAAGTGCCGCCGATCGGCAACGCCGAATCGGGCGCCCTGGGCAGCGTCACGATCATGATGGACGTCCAGCGCGGTGCTTCCGATGCGATCACCAGCGCGACCGCGTCGTTCAGCGCCTCGCTCCTGGGGTTTCCCCCGGGGAGCACGGCGATCCTGGCGCACATCCACGAAGGGGGTTCCGGCGTCGCCGGCGGCGTTCGGGTCAACACGGGGCTGACCCCGGCGACGGGCATCTCGATGCCAAACGGTAGCGGGGTCATCAGTGTGGCGGGCGTCAACGTGCCGGTCAACGTGGCCAATGCGATGGTCGCGAACCCGGCCGGGTTCTATTTCAACGTGCACACGCCGGTGAACCCCGGGGGAGCCGTGCGGGGGCAGCTCGTCCGGCAATAA
- a CDS encoding MFS transporter, translated as MVTPSTRPGPTRAYRWLVLAFVSLAMFGNYYAFDALNPVGPLLESQLGFTQAQIGLLDTSYNIAALLVLLAGGVIIDRAGTKRAMIAFGAITMLGAFVIAVASTPIAMAAGRFVMGIGAEPLIVAATTVLGRWFKGRELGFAMGVNLMIARFGSVAADNSPNFASGLFHSWQPPLVLAGLIASTCLVGGIIYAVLERRAEREFPRDTSVTTDKLVLADLVRFDRSYWYVVGLCVTFYSAMFPFRRFANIFFVHAHGVSPEQAAFLNGLLPLTAMFATPLFGLLVDKVGRRSLLMTAGSLLLFPAFLLMAYTRMPLSIPVALLGIAFSLVPAILWPSVAYLVDEKRLGTAYALMTFCQQIGWGAMAWAIGRANDASAAGADHPAGYVPGMWMFAALGLMGLFFSFLLWRSEKGPRAHGLETIRS; from the coding sequence ATGGTCACCCCGTCGACACGTCCCGGCCCCACGCGCGCCTACCGCTGGCTGGTGCTGGCCTTCGTCAGCCTGGCGATGTTCGGCAACTACTATGCGTTCGACGCGCTGAACCCGGTCGGGCCGCTGCTCGAGTCGCAGCTCGGGTTCACCCAGGCGCAAATCGGGCTGCTCGACACCTCCTATAACATCGCCGCCCTCCTGGTGCTGCTCGCTGGGGGCGTCATCATCGACCGCGCCGGCACCAAGCGCGCGATGATCGCGTTCGGCGCGATCACGATGCTCGGTGCGTTCGTCATCGCCGTGGCATCAACGCCGATCGCGATGGCGGCTGGACGGTTCGTCATGGGCATCGGGGCCGAACCGCTCATCGTCGCGGCGACCACGGTGCTCGGCCGCTGGTTCAAGGGCAGAGAACTGGGGTTCGCGATGGGCGTGAACCTCATGATTGCGAGGTTCGGGTCGGTCGCGGCCGACAACTCGCCCAACTTCGCCAGCGGCCTGTTCCACTCGTGGCAGCCGCCGCTGGTCCTCGCCGGTCTCATCGCATCCACATGCCTGGTTGGCGGGATCATCTACGCGGTGCTGGAGCGGCGGGCGGAGCGCGAGTTCCCGCGCGACACGAGCGTGACGACAGACAAGCTCGTTCTGGCGGATCTCGTCCGCTTCGATCGCTCGTACTGGTACGTCGTCGGGCTGTGCGTGACGTTCTACTCCGCGATGTTCCCGTTCCGGCGGTTTGCGAACATCTTCTTCGTCCACGCGCACGGCGTCTCGCCGGAGCAGGCGGCGTTCCTGAACGGCCTGCTGCCGCTGACGGCGATGTTTGCCACACCGCTCTTCGGCCTTCTCGTTGACAAGGTCGGCCGCCGCTCGCTGCTGATGACCGCGGGCTCGCTGCTGCTCTTCCCCGCCTTTCTGCTCATGGCGTACACACGGATGCCACTGTCGATCCCGGTGGCCCTGCTGGGTATCGCCTTCTCGCTCGTGCCGGCGATCCTGTGGCCGTCTGTCGCATATCTGGTGGATGAGAAGCGGCTGGGCACCGCGTACGCGCTCATGACGTTCTGCCAGCAGATTGGCTGGGGAGCGATGGCCTGGGCGATCGGCCGTGCGAACGACGCCTCGGCGGCCGGTGCGGACCATCCCGCCGGCTACGTGCCGGGCATGTGGATGTTCGCGGCGCTCGGGCTCATGGGGCTCTTCTTCTCGTTCCTGCTCTGGCGGTCCGAGAAAGGACCACGCGCGCACGGACTCGAAACGATCCGAAGCTGA
- a CDS encoding BACON domain-containing protein: MRITSGAAGSGSGTIQFSVNASSGPGRAAAITAGGQTFTIQQSTGCAYSLSAMSAQIAAGGGTGSVSVTTGTGCAWVAVSNPADAWARITSGATGSGSGTVSFTVDPNAATTARATTLTIAGQAFSISQDGAPPPCTYTIAPTSQMLGAAETTGSFNVDTAANCAWTATSTVAWLAVTAGASGTGSGAVSYRAAANTGAARSGTIRVGGMDFTVTQGGG; this comes from the coding sequence GTGCGCATCACGTCCGGCGCGGCAGGATCGGGCAGCGGCACGATTCAGTTTTCAGTGAACGCGTCGAGCGGGCCGGGACGAGCGGCGGCGATCACCGCCGGCGGCCAGACATTCACGATCCAGCAGTCGACCGGATGCGCGTACTCGCTGAGCGCGATGTCGGCGCAGATTGCCGCGGGTGGCGGAACCGGGAGCGTGTCAGTCACCACGGGGACGGGATGCGCGTGGGTGGCCGTGTCAAACCCGGCCGACGCCTGGGCGCGGATCACGTCTGGTGCGACTGGCAGTGGCAGCGGCACCGTTTCCTTTACCGTCGATCCCAATGCCGCGACCACGGCGCGGGCGACGACCCTGACGATCGCGGGACAGGCGTTCTCAATTTCGCAGGACGGGGCGCCGCCGCCGTGCACGTACACCATCGCGCCGACTTCGCAGATGCTGGGCGCGGCGGAAACCACCGGCAGCTTCAACGTTGACACCGCGGCGAACTGCGCGTGGACCGCCACGTCGACGGTCGCCTGGCTCGCGGTGACCGCAGGTGCGAGCGGCACCGGGTCGGGCGCGGTGAGCTATCGCGCCGCCGCAAACACCGGCGCGGCGCGCAGCGGAACAATCAGGGTGGGGGGCATGGATTTCACCGTCACGCAGGGCGGTGGGTAG
- a CDS encoding helix-turn-helix domain-containing protein, with protein sequence MTAQDFGDKLRHQRERRGVSIQAIADATKINRSMLAALEAGDCTRWPGGLYSRAYVRSYASAVGLDPDEVVAEFCEIFSDLAWLGGRPERTEPATARTDPAFEPRAGRIASRKLAGDIA encoded by the coding sequence GTGACGGCGCAGGATTTCGGCGACAAGCTGCGGCATCAGCGGGAGCGGCGCGGCGTCAGCATCCAGGCCATCGCGGATGCGACCAAGATCAATCGCAGCATGCTTGCCGCGCTGGAGGCAGGGGACTGCACGCGCTGGCCCGGCGGCCTTTACAGTCGCGCGTATGTCCGGAGCTACGCGAGCGCCGTGGGGCTCGACCCTGACGAGGTCGTTGCCGAGTTCTGCGAGATCTTCTCCGATCTGGCGTGGCTCGGCGGACGTCCCGAGCGGACGGAGCCGGCGACGGCTCGGACGGACCCTGCTTTCGAGCCGCGCGCCGGCCGCATCGCGTCGCGCAAGCTGGCGGGCGATATCGCCTGA